In a genomic window of Rhododendron vialii isolate Sample 1 chromosome 12a, ASM3025357v1:
- the LOC131312050 gene encoding putative late blight resistance protein homolog R1B-17 translates to MGDIAVDIFLETLKQLIMNSNLVLIICEKHQLQSLEMEIKYLREFLKVTEKKRNEHIEVMNLVKQIRDVVLESEKTIELFVSRACKQDDLSLDLESIKKEIKTLTGKVKQMYDENMYDIDGTTVKKLKHSFTGSSGSGGSSSSRGRNTSKAVEEKALVGFKNEVETLMGKLHDSGEGRQLEIISIIGVGGGGKTTLAREVYDHPLTLHKFEIRAWANISQDYHKTMKKDLLISILESAPPGKQEGYGEWGEKVYKCLQGTKYLIVMDDIWDIEAWNDIQRSFPRECKGSKVLLTSRLHVQPDSIPYVSHFLDPLPKSCSWELLQKKVFGKKQCPPKLVDIGNQIAEKCKGLPLAVVAIAGILAMEDKTLDVWKKVAKNLYSIIAKNQEGCLEILELSYNHLPLHLKACFLYIGGHPEDSEIPVRELIWLWIAEGFIQQSDGGKSLEAIAQDYLIGLIDRNLVMVATKSKSHGRIKACRIHDLLRELCLKKAEEDNFLVQNYRDDSFSPSTTNKHRRLFVGRKFFRKFPPRPHAQDLRSFLYLPLPNSSYSWLEQNLSFFVENFELLRVLHLIPITSQGEIGIGDLVHLRYLALKLPTIGLFCVPNCFHYLSNLETLNLQVSCLNCISLPRDIVKMVKLRHLYTKEGIFGYHHVSNYDEEKRNMLDSLQTLHQMCTCEHCLRFLERTPNLRMLGLRGHRILLADLEFLKCLEILYFYSRSINGLKLPPTLTRLTLRSTYLKWEELSIILQTLPSLEVLKLLSDACVGPVWNTSELEEGFSQLKYLKLANLDMKEWSASEDHFPKLEVLVIKWCNSMQQIPIDFANLNELREITITWSCRSAEESAREIQEKQRNRRGDDVCLNITFLGNS, encoded by the exons atgggtgatATTGCtgttgatatttttttggaaacctTGAAACAGCTTATAATGAACTCCAATCTTGTTTTAATCATATGCGAGAAACATCAACTTCAATCTCTTGAGATGGAGATAAAGTACCTGAGAGAGTTCCTCAAAGTTACGGAGAAGAAACGCAACGAGCATATAGAAGTGATGAATCTAGTGAAGCAGATCAGAGACGTGGTACTTGAATCAGAGAAAACCATAGAATTGTTTGTAAGTCGTGCTTGCAAGCAGGATGATCTTTCCCTAGACCTTGAAAGTATCAAAAAGGAGATCAAGACTCTCACGGGTAAGGTGAAGCAGATGTACGACGAGAATATGTATGACATTGACGGAACAACAGTCAAAAAACTCAAGCACTCTTTTACCGGATCAAGTGGATCAG GAGGGTCAAGTTCATCAAGAGGGAGAAACACATCCAAAGCAGTAGAAGAGAAGGCGCTGGTCGGTTTCAAGAATGAGGTAGAAACATTAATGGGAAAGCTTCATGATAGTGGAGAAGGTAGACAACTGGAGATTATATCAATCATCGGCGTTGGTGGAGGCGGCAAAACCACATTGGCTAGAGAAGTGTATGATCATCCTTTGACGTTGCATAAGTTTGAAATTCGTGCATGGGCTAATATTTCTCAAGACTATCACAAGACCATGAAGAAGGATTTGTTGATTAGTATTCTAGAATCAGCTCCCCCAGGAAAACAAGAAGGTTACGGTGAGTGGGGAGAAAAGGTATATAAATGCTTGCAGGGTACAAAATATCTCATTGTCATGGATGATATATGGGACATTGAGGCTTGGAATGATATCCAAAGATCATTCCCTAGGGAATGCAAGGGGAGTAAAGTGTTGTTAACTAGTCGATTACATGTTCAACCAGATAGCATCCCCTACGTCTCTCATTTTTTGGATCCCTTACCAAAAAGTTGCAGTTGGGAGTTATTACAAAAgaag GTATTCGGAAAGAAACAATGCCCACCGAAGTTGGTGGATATCGGTAACCAAATCGCAGAAAAATGTAAAGGACTACCACTCGCAGTTGTCGCAATAGCTGGCATTCTGGCAATGGAAGATAAGACACTTGACGTGTGGAAGAAAGTTGCCAAAAATTTATATTCAATCATTGCCAAAAATCAAGAGGGCTGCCTGGAGATACTAGAACTTAGTTACAATCACCTGCCTCTTCATTTAAAAGCATGTTTTCTTTACATTGGAGGACACCCCGAAGATTCTGAAATACCCGTACGTGAGTTGATTTGGTTATGGATTGCAGAGGGATTTATTCAGCAAAGTGATGGGGGAAAAAGCTTGGAGGCCATAGCACAAGATTACTTGATCGGTCTTATTGATAGAAATCTCGTAATGGTAGCTACGAAAAGTAAATCCCATGGAAGAATTAAAGCATGCCGTATCCATGATCTTCTGCGTGAATTATGCTTGAAAAAAGCAGAGGAGGATAATTTTCTTGTGCAAAATTATAGGGATGATTCTTTTTCACCTTCCACTACAAATAAGCATCGTCGCCTCTTTGTTGGCCGTAAGTTCTTTCGTAAGTTTCCCCCAAGGCCTCATGCTCAAGACCTTCGATCTTTTCTGTACCTCCCTTTGCCAAACTCCTCATATTCATGGCTTGAACAAAATCTGTCGTTCTTTGTTGAAAACTTCGAACTTCTCAGGGTGTTGCATTTAATCCCCATTACAAGCCAAGGAGAAATAGGAATAGGTGATCTAGTTCATTTGAGATACTTAGCACTTAAGTTACCAACAATAGGGCTTTTCTGTGTACCGAATTGTTTTCACTACCTCTCGAACCTAGAAACCCTTAACCTCCAAGTTTCATGCCTGAACTGTATTTCGTTGCCTCGGGATATAGTTAAGATGGTTAAGTTGAGACATCTATATACTAAAGAGGGGATATTCGGTTATCATCATGTTTCTAATTATGatgaagagaagagaaatatGTTGGATAGCTTACAGACCTTGCACCAAATGTGTACTTGTGAGCATTGCCTGCGTTTTTTGGAAAGGACTCCCAATCTAAGGATGCTAGGACTTCGTGGACATCGTATTCTCCTTGCGGACCTAGAATTCTTAAAATGCCTTGAGATACTCTATTTCTACTCCAGAAGCATTAATGGGCTGAAGCTTCCTCCGACTCTTACGCGGCTAACTTTGAGGTCTACATACTTGAAGTGGGAGGAGTTGTCAATTATCCTCCAAACCCTGCCGAGCCTTGAGGTTCTCAAATTATTAAGCGACGCCTGTGTGGGACCAGTTTGGAACACAAGTGAACTTGAGGAGGGGTTCTCTCAACTCAAGTACTTGAAGCTTGCAAATCTAGATATGAAGGAGTGGAGTGCTTCCGAAGATCATTTTCCGAAACTTGAGGTCTTAGTGATTAAGTGGTGCAATTCTATGCAACAGATTCCGATTGATTTTGCTAATCTAAACGAACTTCGTGAAATTACGATAACGTGGTCCTGTCGATCTGCTGAGGAATCGGCCAGGGAGATTCAGGAAAAGCAAAGAAATAGAAGAGGAGATGATGTTTGCCTAAATATTACCTTCCTGGGTAACAGCTGA
- the LOC131312059 gene encoding putative late blight resistance protein homolog R1A-10, whose amino-acid sequence MKRDLLISILESASPGKHEDYGESGEDKLGEMVYKCLQGRKYLIVMDDIWDIEAWNDIQRSFPKECKGSKVMLTSQLPVQPASVPCVPHCLNPLPKSCTWELLQKKVFGKKQCPPELVDIGEQIAKKRKGLPLAVVAIAGILATEDKTLDVWEKVAKNLSSIIAKNQEGCMEILELSYNHLPLHLKACFLYIGGHPEDFEIPVCELIWL is encoded by the exons ATGAAGAGGGATTTGTTGATTAGTATTCTGGAATCAGCTTCCCCAGGAAAACATGAAGATTACGGGGAGAGTGGTGAGGATAAATTGGGAGAAATGGTATATAAATGCTTGCAAGGTAGAAAATATCTCATTGTCATGGATGACATATGGGACATTGAGGCTTGGAATGATATCCAAAGATCATTCCCTAAGGAATGCAAGGGGAGTAAAGTGATGTTAACTAGTCAATTACCTGTTCAACCAGCTAGCGTCCCCTGCGTCCCTCATTGTTTGAATCCCTTACCAAAAAGTTGCACTTGGGAGTTATTACAAAAGAAG GTATTCGGGAAGAAACAATGCCCACCAGAGTTGGTGGACATTGGTGAGCAAATCGCCAAAAAACGTAAAGGACTACCACTCGCGGTTGTTGCAATAGCTGGCATTTTGGCAACGGAAGACAAGACACTTGACGTGTGGGAGAAAGTTGCAAAAAATTTAAGTTCAATCATTGCAAAAAATCAAGAGGGTTGCATGGAGATACTAGAACTTAGTTACAATCACCTGCCTCTTCATTTAAAAGCTTGTTTTCTTTACATTGGAGGACACCCCGAAGATTTTGAAATACCCGTATGCGAGTTGATATGGTTATAG